CTTCTGCCCGGTGCCCACATTTACCAGGCCTTCTTCTACCCCCACTGGGCTGCCCCCAGCACCCTTGAGCCCACGGTCTTTGTCGGGAAGGGATGGGCTCAGAGGATTACCAGGAGAGGCTTTACATGTGAACTTCTTGAGGCTGGGTGAGGTGATCTTCTGCacgatggcttccagcttcaggCCCCGGCCCTTCCGGGGTGGCAGCACCTTGGTCTTCATGGCCCCCTGGAAGGCTGCCCGAGAGGCGAGCTTGAGGCAGGCATCGGGGGTCTCCGGGGGTGGGGACTTTGTGGTGGGCTCGCCGTTGCCCTTGGCGGGCTTGGCTTTCTTGGGAGAAGACATCCTCTTGAAGAGGGTGGGGGAACCCTCGGgcctctcctccttcccatctCCCCCATTGCCACTGgcgttgctgctgctgctgctgcggctCCGCAAGACCAGGTTCCGCTTCTTGGTGGGGACCGGCGCCATGAAGGCCGACTTCCTTTTGAGCGCATGGAGGGGCCGGTCAGAGAGCTTGCTGCCTGCGCCAGGTTTGGGGACCCTTGCCCGCTGGCTCACCCTGCCCTCCTTCTGGGGGCTGCCGGAGACCTTGAACGTGGCGGGCAAGTGGCTGTTGTCGAGGAGCTTCTTGGTGGCACGGCAGTTGGGGAGCCGGCCCTCAGAGGGCCTCCGCCGCTTGGAGTGGAAGATCTCCTGGGTTTTGGTGCGTGACCGAAGGATCATGGAGCGCTGGTCCTTGCCAGGCGTGCTGGGCGAGTCTGTCTCCTTGGTCTTGGAGCCCATCGGGCTGCTGTCGGAGGCCACAGGCAGGGCGGCCGGGTTGCTGGGGCTGGAGGCAGCCTTGGGTGAGGGCTTCCCCACCCGCTTGCCCGACTTGAAGGCGGCTCGCTGCTTGCCCCCCAGTTTGTCTGGGGGTGCAGGGGTGGTGGTCAGGCCTGGGGGCCCAGGTGTGCGGGGCTCACTCAGGGCTGTGAGAGAACGAGTACACATCCTGGGGAGCCCTTCCGAGGCCCCCCGGCCTGGGGCTCCAGCCCCTTCCATCTGTCCCTGTGGGGGCCCTGTGCAGGATTCAGGGAGCAAGAGGTCTTTGGGCAGTGCTGGTGCCCTGCATGGGGAGTCCTCGGCCTCGGGCAGCCCCCGGTGCACCCGACGGCTCCGTAAGCTTTTGCCCCGTGGCACAGGCTCTTTCTTCGCGATGGGCGCCTCGGGCACAGCAGGCTTGTTGGGCTTCTGGGCCAGAGAGGCGTCTGAGGGGGAGGAATCCCCTGGAGCTCGCTCCCTATCAGGCCCCTCTTCACCTGGCTTCATGTGGGACAGAGAGGACTCAAACCAGCTCTGGACCTTTGACTCGGTGCCCACGGTAGGGCCCAGCAGGATGACGGACTCCCCTGAGAGGTGGCATGGAGAGCCCCAGCTGGCCTTGGAGTCcagcacctcctccacctcctccttggTGCAGATGAGTGGGGCCTTGGGTGACAGCGGGTCCTGCATGCCGGACCTCTGCTCGGGGCTGCCCAGGAGCTCACATAGGGAGGAGTACTCCTCCTCAGCTTCCAGGTCCTCCTTCCTGCTGGTGGGTGGCAGCAATGGGAGGTCCCCAAAGTCGGCGGTGGAACAGCAGTGCCGGCTGTCTTCCAGCCACCGGTCAGCCTTGGCCACCTCGGGGCACTGCAGCAGCCCGCCTGCCTCCTCCTTcaccccacccacctcctcctgCTTGAAGTCCCCGGGCAATGAGGCCACCTTCTCCCCAGGGCGGTCCTCCTCCTGGAAGCCCAGGCAGGCCGAAGCCTCATGGGTGTCCCCTTTGCTGATGCCATCTGAGGCCTTCCCACCCTGCTCCAGGCCCTTGGTGAGCTCGCCAGGGTGCAATCCCCACCTGGGACAAGCATCCCCCAGGTTTTCCTCTGGCCAGGCAAAAGGGTTGGCACTGTCCGCTGAGCTGGCAGCGGTCGTGTCTGGGAAACAGTCAAAAGCTGCTGTGGTGGGGTCTGGAGCAGGAGCCCCAAGGGTGGGCTTGGTGCCAAAGGAGAGAGGACCAGTTGTCTTTTTGGGGTCGGGGGTAGTGAAGGCCACAGAAGGGTCTTCAAACAGCCCTGGGCTGAAGTCCTTGGCATTGCCGCCCTTGTCCAGCTGCAAGGAGTCGGGCAGGGCCTCTGGCTCCCCAGGCCGGGGCCACGCACTCTTGGCCACAGAGTCCAGGCAGGCGCTGTGGTTCTCCAGCGAGAAGGGTGGCTTGCTGCTGTCCTTGACCAGGCTGGGTGCTTCGGCCCAAGCTTTGTCAGCCTTCTCACCGATGGCTTCCTGCAGTCCCAGGATCTCGGAGGCCAGGTCCTCCTGTGCCAGGGCGCTGAGCAGCAGCCGTGGACAGTCCCGCTCACCTGCCACGAACTTGGAGAAGCTGTCGAGCGGCAGACTGCTGTGCAGGCTCTGGAAGGAGTCGTCAGATTTGGTGGACATGTCGTCAGGAGAGGTTACAGAACAGGTGGACACGGACTCGGGCTTGGCCTTCGAGTTGCTGTTGACCCTGGCAGGGCTGCCACGGGCCTGGCTGCAGTAGAGGAAGCTGCGCTCCAGTGGGTCCTCGGAGCCGCTCAGGTAGTCGGCCTCCTGCGGCTCTGCATGCGTGGACTGTGGCGTGCTGCTCAGTGGCTCTGACAGCGGTGTGCCCGCGGGCTCGGCCGAGTAGCCGCTCCCTTCGGGGCTGCAGTGCTGGCTTTTGTGCTGCTCTGGGGTCCTAGACACGAGGTTCTTGACACCTTTCTTTTGCGGCACAGCAGCCTTGGAGAGCAGCAACTGCTGGACGGTGTTGGAGATGTTCTCCACCTGTGAGGTCAGCGCCGTGAGGCTCTGCAGGCTGAGATCCGACAGCAGGTTCTCGGGAAGCTTGTCCTTCTGAAGGGGCTTGCAGTTGCCAGCCTGGGTGTCCAAGGAACTGGTGGCATCCGTTGGGGAGGGATTGAGCAAGGGCATGAAGTGGCTGTGGTCAGTGATCCCTGCAGGGAAGGCCCCGGTGCTGAGCGGCTGCTGGCTATAGGGAAAGTTCTCCAGGTTTGGCATCAGCGGCGACGGTGTGGAGCTGTAGGAAGGTGAGCGGCCCACGGAGCGGGCGGGTGAgtggctggagctggggctgaAGGTCTGGTAGTACTGCTCTGGGGTCCGGACGGCTGCGTCCGGCTGGCAGTAGCCCTGGCCTTGTTGCCCGTAGTGCTGATACTTGGCGAGGTTTTGGTAATGGAGGGTTTCCTGGGCATGGTGCCGGCTCTGAAgggcttgctgctgctgctgctgctgctgctgctgctgctggtcatAGCTGAGGCGGCCCGACTGGTAGGCATGAAGATTCTGGACCCGCTGCCCCGGGGCCAGGCTGGAGCTGGCAGTCAGCGGCCTGTCATGGGGCTGAGCAGTCGGTGCTGTGCAACTCTTATAGGAGTGGGCCCCCTGCCCACCACCCTGGACAGAGGAGGAGtaggtggaggaggtggggaaggaCTGGGAATGCTGAGGAAAGTGGGTACCCTGGGGGAATGGCAGAGGGGAGGCAATGTCgttctgcagcttctgccttTGGAGCTTGGGGTATGCCAGGGGCTGCTGGGGCGGCGGTGGCTGCTGGACGTGCAGGGAATGAGTCCGAAAGGGCACCTGGGCGCCCTGCTCTGCATACTGCCTGGTGGGGGGCACTGCTGTCTTTTTCATCAAGTTCTCATCATACTTGGCCACCCCTGCTGGTAGTGGCTGCGGCTGTGGGGGTGGTGGCTGTGGGGCCCCCCAAGCCTGAAGGCTCTCCTCACCAGCATAGCGGCCTGGGTAGGGGCTGCTGTCCTGGACGCCGTAGCCAGGGAAAGCTGGCCTCCCCTGCAGGGCTTGCTGTGTGGGCAGGGCCTTGCTGCCTCGGTGGTACTTGTCGGCGGCCACCGCGGCTGCAGTGCCAGAGGGCGTGCCAGCGCCACCCTCATAGCTCGGGTAAGGCTGCGGGTTATAATAGTCCTTGGCGAGCAGCCGCTGCCGGTCGCAGCTTAGCCCGGCCTGACTCGGCTGCCTGTAATTCTCCAGGCGTGATGTTTCCTGTGAGGTCTGCTGGTAGTTCTGTTGTTTGCCATGGAAACCACACCTTTCTCGAAAAGACTGCATGACTCGGGCTGGTTATctgtgaaaagaaaaagggagggagcgagggaaagagggaagaggggaggacgggcagggagggggcagaggaTGAGCGATTCAGATGGGCCACTTCCTTTTGCCTCAGAAAGcaccctcccacccacctccccaccctgcctgcTCCCCCGCGCAGCTCTTAATATTCCCCCCTGCGCCTGAGCCTCTCCACCAGCTGTGTGCATATTGACAACTTCTGTGTCAGGGAGGTGTGCTCTGTAATTCCTGCTCCCACATCGCCTGCAGCTGAGCCTTGCCAAGGATGGCCACCGATGCGGGAGGCAAAACCGGCTGCCCAGCGACAGGTCACTGGGGAGCTACCCGCCCCCCCCCACTGCCAGCTCCTCCCCACTGTCCCCCACCCACCACTCCCCGCCCTTCCTGACAGCTCAAAAGCATTTAGCAGAGCAATTCCCGCTCCCTCGTCCCCTGGGGCCTGCTGGATCCTGTAATCTAGTCCCTTCGCGACCGTGTTCAAGCATGACCCAGCCATGCTGGGGACTGAGGAAGGTCTGCCCCTGTCCCAGGGAGGCCGCTTGAGCACACGCACATGCGCGCACACAAGCATAtgtatgttcacacacacacacacacacacgcacgcatgcacacacacaccttctcTATCACTGCCACGCCATCTGGAATCTGTCTGTTCCTTCTAGCAGACATCGATTAGGGGCTGCCAAGCCACTGTAGACATAAAACGTCCCCTCCTCTGACTCCCAGGAACGCAAGACGGCAGCACCTGCCTCCTGTTTTTGATATCATAGGTGCATAAACAGATTACGTGGCCCAGAGTGAGGGAGTGCATACTAATGGGAATAGAGATGCAGTCCCACAGCCACGGCCATCGAAGGGCACAGCCCAGCCCCACCCGCATGGGGTGACACAGCCCTGTCCCTCCTGGCCagttcctcctccccacctccgcAGGTGAGGGCTGGGGCAGGCAACACTCAAGAGCCCATCTGGTTATGATTTTAGGGACTGGGGCTCAGGCAGGGGTCTAACCTGCCCCTGCCTGCAGAGCAGAATCCTGGGTCAGGAAAGGACCCGGGGTGAGTTGGGGGAGCCTCTCAGAGCAGAGCATCTGACCACTCGGCATCCAGGGTAAAGGTTCCTCCAGCTGACTCGCTGGCCTGGCCACCCAGAAGACCCCTCAAAGAGGGATGGAAGAAAGAGGAATGCCCCAGGTTTTGGAGGAAATGCACGGAGGGGCTGGCCATCGGCCGAGTCCCAGAGGGTTTGGGATTTACCCAGAACCATGCTGGCCCGGAGGCAGGAAGAAGGGGGCTCAGCTCAGCCTGCGTGGCCCAGGCCCCCAGGAGGGGATAGGGGACTTTCCAGTGCTGGTTCCCAAATGCTCCAAAAGGAAGGGGTGGCTTGCCTCAGGCTACAAAGATTCCAGGTTGATGAAGGGGTCAGGAAGGGACAAAGAGGGGGGGAGAGGGGCACAGAGAGGGAGAGGCACACAGAGTCGGcggggggtggggacagggaagaGGCAGAAAGGTGAGGAGTGGGGGAGAGCTGGGGGTGCTGCTCCAATCACCCTTCTTCCTTGGCCCGGACCCCACCACAAGTGCCTTCCTCATTTAGTGTCTGGGGACAGATGCAGGGAAGGGGACAGAGGGCCTCCATCTGCCTGAGAGCAGGGCAAGCCCAGGGTAGCCAGATGGCCCCCAGAAGCCCGTCAGCCCAGTCCTGGGACCACCTCTCCTGCTATCTGGAGTTAGCTTGCCCTGGCCCACGAATGCAGGAGACCCAGCCCAGTGTGGGGGCCGGCCACTTTCCTACGAGGCGAGCCCCTGCCCACCGGCTTATCAAAGCCACTTTCCCTCTGCTCTAGCTCCTCTCCCTGGATTGTCGCAGGCATCCCTAACAAGCAGCGTGCCCGCCCTTCTGACCCACTTCAATCCTACCCCTGGCGGCTCGGAAAAAAACATTACAGGAGGTTCCTGCTGCGACGCGCCAACCCAGAGGAGCTGGGGACAGCACTTGGTTCTGGTCTGGCAGCTCCCTGCCAGGTGGGCAGCCTCACGCTCCTGCCCTGGCCAGACTGCCACAGGGCAGCCCAGGCGAGCCTGTGCCCAGGCCGAGGGCACGGCACCCgctccctgccctccccaggtGCATGTTTATGAGCCCAGAATGTGCAAACCCAGGACCACTCTGAAGGCTGCGCCTCGTATATCTGCACAAATTACATTTCGGCTTTTATTAGTCCCAGATCACTCTCATTTCCTGCTGAGTGTCCTGTGGATATCATTAACATTTCTAcggctttatattttattttatttttcacattcgCCAAAATACATTACCAGAAACATTAtttaaagagagacagagacagtgagGGGGTGCTATTACCAGTATCCCCTCCCTGCCTGTCCGTctgcatccctccctccctgtttAATCGGTCCAGCtgctgtgtcttttaatttagCAGAGCTGTATTACAGGCAGGTCTCCCAACACACACGAGCAGCTGGATGCGGTGAAAGCATCTATCGCTAAGAAAAGACAGTTCAATTAAAACACGAGAAGCCCAGTGCTGATGGAGAACGCAGGCAAAAATGCTCGCCCCAACACCACCCTGGAACCCAAGGCAAAGGGAGGGATGGGAACAAAGGCACAGGCTGCCTCTCAGTGCCAGCCAGGTCCCACTGCCAGCTCTGCTGGGAGAAAATGGGGCACTGCCTCTTTAAGGGCTGCCTCAGGCCTGCTTGGGCTCTGTTGTTATTAATTAttatgattacttttttttttttttttcgagacggagtctcgctttgttgcccaggctggagtgcagtggcgcgatctcggctcactgcaagctccgcctcccgggttcacgccattctcctgcctcagcctctccgagtagctgggactacaggcgcccgccaccacgcccggctaattttttgtatttttagtagagacggggtttcatcgtggtctccatctcctgacctcgtgatccgcccgcctcggcctcccaaagtgctgggattacaagcgtgagccaccgcgcccggccgattatGATTACTTTTCAAGAACACTAGGACAGGACACAGAAGGCGAGAGGCGggcagcagggctgggctgggttgGGTTGGGCTGGGCGGGCCTCAGGAGAGGAGGGGGCAGAAAGAgtcccccccccgccccgcccccagcaGAACGATGGTGACCTTTGAAcctggaggcagggaagaagTGGCCTAGGGGGCGGATTGTGGGTTTGGCCTGTGGCTTGGGCTGGAGGGAGAAGGGGTGGTGAGTGGGGACGAGGGAGGGCACCCCCCACCCACTGGGCTCATTCCTCATGGTCCAGCTCAACCACACTGCCCAGACGGTCCCCACTCATTCCCATCAATCTGTTTCCCCCCAACCTGCCTCTCCTCCCAGACACTTGGTCCAGGCCTTATCTCCAAAGTTCTTGCTGAAACTAGAAGGCAGGAGGGGCGGAGTCTAGTGCATCCTCTAAGCACCAGATACATGAACACTTCACCCTTAGAATCAGATCCTGGAACTTAGTCTTCTCAGCGCCGGACAGAggaggcaggccaggcacagtggggagCATGAGCTGGAGCCACATAGCACCCAGGGCATCAGGATTCCCCTTGACACAGCAATGGGTGTCCTCACTCCAAGCCATGAACATAGTGGGGGCACAATGAAACCCCAGCTACCCTCCGGTGCAAGGCCAGTGGCTCTCAAAGGCCTTCGGCAGCATGGCACACCTGGGGCACAGCCCTTCTTTTAGGCAAAGACCTCAGTCCTTTCCCTCCAGAAATCTACAGGACTGCTGGGGCGGGAGCAAGGCGGCTGCagaacacctactgtgtgtggCTTTCTTGTACAATGGTTTGATTAATCTCTCCTccccctttacagaaaaaagtgaGGTTCAGGACAAGTGCCCTGCTTAGGACCCCAGAGCAGAGCCCACCCACAGGGAAGCTGCTATGCAGGACGCCCTCAGCAGCAGCGGCAGTGACTGAACCACGGGTGGACACCCCTGTCCTGAGCCCCCGTGGGGGGCTCCCACTTTGGAGGGACAGTCACTTGGAGCAGGACGCAAGCCAAAGCTGCTGTGGGGCAAGGGGCTGAGCTGCAGCCTGTGACGCCCTGAGCCCCAGGCCAGGGTCCtcgcttttatttttattctgtcctCATCTTTAAGCAGCCAGACCCACCTCGGGTGGGTCCACTAATGGGCAGTGATGGTCACCAGCCACCCACTGTCACCAAGGCAACTACTGTCCCCTGGGCAGCCTCAGGGAGAGGTCACTAGGCCTAAAGCCTCCTCAGACCCCAGGCTTGAGGCCCCAGTCAGGGAAATGGGCACAATGTGGGCCAGAGCTGCTGTGGCTCCTGAGGGAGCCCAGCTGGGAGGAGGTGGCTGGAATTTTTTCCTAAGAGAAAGGGAGAGCagtctggccgggcgtggtggctcacgcttgtaatcccagcactttgggaggccgaggcgggcggatcacgattgcaggagattgagaccacggtgaaaccctgtctctactaaaaatacaaaaaattagccgggcgtggtgccgggcacctgtagtcccagctactcggagaggctgaggcaggagaatggcgtgaacccgggaggcggagcttgcagtgagccgagattgtgctactgcactccagcctgggtgacagagcgagactccgtctcaaaaaaaaaaaaaaaaaaaaaaaagaaagggagagagggaggctgaggggagactgagggagagagggagaaagaaacgGATTGGGGACTTCCTGATCCCCAGCAGCAGCTCCGAGGCCACTGGTTCCATCCCACCTACTTACCCAAGGTGATTTTATGGCCTGTTTTCATGATTTGtagctgcaagaaaaaaaatgtaaaaacccaaCCCACTCAAGGCCTGGGAACCTGAGAATGAAGGAGCAGTGTACCAGGG
This Nomascus leucogenys isolate Asia chromosome 14, Asia_NLE_v1, whole genome shotgun sequence DNA region includes the following protein-coding sequences:
- the RAI1 gene encoding retinoic acid-induced protein 1, giving the protein MQSFRERCGFHGKQQNYQQTSQETSRLENYRQPSQAGLSCDRQRLLAKDYYNPQPYPSYEGGAGTPSGTAAAVAADKYHRGSKALPTQQALQGRPAFPGYGVQDSSPYPGRYAGEESLQAWGAPQPPPPQPQPLPAGVAKYDENLMKKTAVPPTRQYAEQGAQVPFRTHSLHVQQPPPPQQPLAYPKLQRQKLQNDIASPLPFPQGTHFPQHSQSFPTSSTYSSSVQGGGQGAHSYKSCTAPTAQPHDRPLTASSSLAPGQRVQNLHAYQSGRLSYDQQQQQQQQQQQQALQSRHHAQETLHYQNLAKYQHYGQQGQGYCQPDAAVRTPEQYYQTFSPSSSHSPARSVGRSPSYSSTPSPLMPNLENFPYSQQPLSTGAFPAGITDHSHFMPLLNPSPTDATSSLDTQAGNCKPLQKDKLPENLLSDLSLQSLTALTSQVENISNTVQQLLLSKAAVPQKKGVKNLVSRTPEQHKSQHCSPEGSGYSAEPAGTPLSEPLSSTPQSTHAEPQEADYLSGSEDPLERSFLYCSQARGSPARVNSNSKAKPESVSTCSVTSPDDMSTKSDDSFQSLHSSLPLDSFSKFVAGERDCPRLLLSALAQEDLASEILGLQEAIGEKADKAWAEAPSLVKDSSKPPFSLENHSACLDSVAKSAWPRPGEPEALPDSLQLDKGGNAKDFSPGLFEDPSVAFTTPDPKKTTGPLSFGTKPTLGAPAPDPTTAAFDCFPDTTAASSADSANPFAWPEENLGDACPRWGLHPGELTKGLEQGGKASDGISKGDTHEASACLGFQEEDRPGEKVASLPGDFKQEEVGGVKEEAGGLLQCPEVAKADRWLEDSRHCCSTADFGDLPLLPPTSRKEDLEAEEEYSSLCELLGSPEQRSGMQDPLSPKAPLICTKEEVEEVLDSKASWGSPCHLSGESVILLGPTVGTESKVQSWFESSLSHMKPGEEGPDRERAPGDSSPSDASLAQKPNKPAVPEAPIAKKEPVPRGKSLRSRRVHRGLPEAEDSPCRAPALPKDLLLPESCTGPPQGQMEGAGAPGRGASEGLPRMCTRSLTALSEPRTPGPPGLTTTPAPPDKLGGKQRAAFKSGKRVGKPSPKAASSPSNPAALPVASDSSPMGSKTKETDSPSTPGKDQRSMILRSRTKTQEIFHSKRRRPSEGRLPNCRATKKLLDNSHLPATFKVSGSPQKEGRVSQRARVPKPGAGSKLSDRPLHALKRKSAFMAPVPTKKRNLVLRSRSSSSSNASGNGGDGKEERPEGSPTLFKRMSSPKKAKPAKGNGEPTTKSPPPETPDACLKLASRAAFQGAMKTKVLPPRKGRGLKLEAIVQKITSPSLKKFTCKASPGNPLSPSLPDKDRGLKGAGGSPVGVEEGLVNVGTGQKLPASSGADPLCRNPTNRSLKGKLMNSKKLSSTDCFKTEAFTSPEALQPGGTALAPKKRSRKGRAGALGLSKGPLEKRPYLGPALLLTPRDRASGTQGASEDNSGGGGKKPKMEELGLAFQPPEGRPCQPQTRAQKQPGHTNYSSYSKRKRLTRGRAKNTTSSPCKGRAKRRRQQQVLPLDPAEPEIRLKYISSCKRLRSDSRTPAFSPFVRVEKQDAFTTICTVVNSPGDAPKPHRKPSSSASSSSSSSSFSLDAAGASLATLHGGSILQPRPSLPLSSTMHLGPVVSKALSTSCLVCCLCQNPANFKDLGDLCGPYYPEHCLPKKKPKLKEKVRPEGTCEEASLPLERTLKGPDCAAAAAAGKPPRPDGSADPAKQGPLRTSARGLSRRLQSCYCCDGREDGGEEAAPADKGRKHECSKEAPAEPGGEAQEHWVHEACAVWTSGVYLVAGKLFGLQEAMKVAVDMTCSSCQEAGATIGCCHKGCIHTYHYPCASDAGCIFIEENFSLKCPKHKRLPL